One Bombilactobacillus folatiphilus genomic window, GTTTTAGATAAGTCAGTTACCTGTAAAACATCCATTTTGGTTCTCCTTTTAGTTTACTTTGTAAGTACAGATTACATTGTAAACTAAAGCGAAAAATTGTCAACTACTTAGATTGAGCACAAAAAAGACGCTACTTTTAATTAAGTAACGTCCTAATATTTTTAAATTGAATGTTATTTGGATTAATTATAGAAGCTGTGATGTTAATAATTGTGATACATACTCTTTTAAAGATGCTTTAATTTCTTCTGAATTTGCCAAATGGTCAACAATTTGTGTCTTTCCGGAGGCAATATCAAGTACTTCATAATCTGCATTCACAAAAAATTGTAATTGCATTCGATTAACAAAATCTGGAAACTGACTTAACCATATCGGCGTCGTCCCAGTGATATAAGCAGACTCCATCGGTGTTTTTTGTCCAGCAAAATAACACTTAAGATCAAACAAAAAATAATCAATCCGATCTTTATATTTCGAATACCATAACGTATTAATTGTTGAATTTTTATGACGAGGCCAAACAAAATGCCAGTTCAAATTGCCCCGAATCACCTCATAATTAGTCATCAAAATTTTAAAGTTCGAATTGTAATTTCAAAGTTGCTTCCAGCCACATACCGCATCAGCGCCTAACTTATTTTTTAAGCCATCAACTTCATCAAGTAAATAATATTTACGAACCGGGAGGTTAAACTTCTCACCTAAAGCTTGATAAAGCCGATAGATCAGACTTATCACCATCAACACAAAGCGTTCCGACAATGTCTTCAATAAATAATGGATCATTTTGCTGTAAATATTGATAAAAATCACTCTGGTAAAATGCACACAAGCGCGTCAAATTATCTTGATAACCTTGTATTTGTTGCATTAGCATTGAACCCCTTTCTTGTGAGCAATCTAACTGATCATCTCTGTCCCTCTTTTTTCATAAAGTATCACTTCAGTAAAGGATCGTAGGACACAACGCTTTTTAACTCAGCTAAACTGGCTAACTTTAGCAAACAAAAAATTGGTGATTTGTTGTTAAGTTTTTCGTAAAGTGGCTATTACATCATAAAATCTGTGATCATCTAACTACACTCATATTCTTCTACTTAATCGTATAAGAAACCTGATCTGCAATATCACAAATTTCATAAATTTTAGTAATAATCGCTAAAATGACTGCAGCCGAAAAGTTAGTTTCAATTTCTGCTCCATTTTCCAATTTTTCCGGATTTCTATTAGACTTAAATAACATACTACTAATTTGATTATTTTCCTGAATGCGATCGAAATTCAAACTATCTTTATTCCAAATATCGTTCAAAAAAGTTACTAACATCTGGCGCCAATTTTTCACCGAGTACTCATTTCCACTAATGGTAATCTGCACAGGCTTTTTACCAGTTACATCGACTGTTTGATCAATTGGATACTCACCGGTAATATCAATTTCAACAACTTCTTTGATGTCCGGCATTGAGAAAATTGTAATTAGTTCTTCAGTGAGCTTCTTCGTACGATCAGCAATAGCTTCCTTGTTCCAATGATGATAAGTTTTTGCCACTTTTCGGGTAAGAGAAACGTTCGAATCCTTGTAGTACTCCCTTTTTTCGTCATACGTCTTATTGCCCATTTCTTGGTTGTACTTAATAATCGTTAAGTTGCCAATTGTACCACCATATTGTCTCTTAACCTTATCAGCATTGACCACTTGCAAACGCCATTCAGCATTTAAACGTTGCGGCATAATATACTCTATCTGTGCGTCGTCAAAAGCATAAGCTTAGCGCCTGTCTTTTCAACTTTTCCATCTTTAACCAAATTCATTAATGATTGCATCTTATTTCTCCTCTCTCATCTTATCAATTGCTGTATGCACATCTTGTTCTTTAGTAGCAACAACGTAGTGTACTTCATTAGATTCAGTAATTTCAGCAAGCTTATCAAAATACTTTTGCTGTGTTTCGGTAATATCTTTATCATCTATCCGCATATTTTCTGCCTTAGCTTCTACCATCAAATAGCGTACCTCACCGTCAGCTCCCTTAACTTTAAAAATAAAGTCTGGTGTAGTAGTACCTCCTTGATAACGGGGAATTCTAATTGCATTTTTAGGTAATTTTCCATATGCGATTACATCCTGATAATCTTGCTTAAGAATATCTAACTCAGGATGCACACTATCATAATTAACCGGCGGACGGTCATATAAATATCTTTTATCAGCAAATACACTATCGGAAGAATTAACGCCAATACTATTGGCAGCAACAGCATCTACAAATTCATCAGTTATTGGATCATAAACTGAAGTAGGAGCCGTAAAGTCTAATGAAACATACTTATAATTATTCTTAACCTGATTATTAATCCTAGTTGTAATTTCACTAATTAAATTACCTAAAGTCTTTTCGTTGATGTAATCAGTATTATTATCTAAACGTGCCATTGCAGCAATCATCTGCTCATGCAAAAATGAAATAGATAAATCTGTCTCAAGAGCCAAATTCTTTAAGAATTTTCCATACGGCATTCGATGTGATTTAACATCATAATCAGGATTAGTTTTACTATCCCTAATAATAGCCTCTTTATTAACTACCACCTCACTTTTATTCATTTGCATTTTATACAAAACAAAGTGCTTACGATCATGATCGCTAAAAACATATTTAGCGACTGTTTCCGCTGCCCGATTAAGCGCGGGTGCGTCCTCAATCATAATCATTTTACGTTTAGATAATTCAAGCCAAATTTTTTTGAACTCGCCCCAATTTGTTTTTTTTCAATTTGACAGTTACTGGAGTAGTCCGCTTATTTTGATCACGAACTTTATCAGCTCCAACTTTAATCTTATTCTTTAATTCAGGATAAAGTTCAAGAAAAGCATCATAACCCGATAATGTTTGATCATTAAGCTCTACAGAATCACGAAAATCATTCGAACGCGTTATTACCCCATGTTGATCCAGATCGTTTAACAAAGCATCTTCAGTAAAGCTAGGGTCATCTTTTTGCCTTAATTTCACCGTTTCGTTAATCATTTCATCAGTCAATTTCTTATGATCTAACTTTATCTCTGCTTGCGAATTAATTTCGCCTACCAATTTCTGAGCAAAATCCTTTTCATCATAGCCAATTAAAAACGACAATCGACTAGGAAACTCTGTTTGAGACAAACGATGACCAAATTCATCAACGGGTAAGCGCAAGCCGCGACCAACTTCTTGAATTTTACTAATTTCTGAGCCAGAAGTTCGCAATTTTGCAATAACAAAGACATTGGGATTATCCCAACCTTCACGCAATGTCCATTTAGAAAATAGAAAACGCCTAGTGATCCAATTACCAGCTTTATCCTTAAAACTTAGTAATTTTTCTTTGTTGACTAAAATGTCATCTACTTCAGCTTGAATCGCTTCATCCCCACTACCACGATCCTCACTAAAGTAGCCAGCATACACGCTTTGTTCATCAGCCTGTAAATCATGTAAAGTTGCCTTCAAAAAGCTCAAGTATTCACGTTCACGATCATTAATAGACATTTCATACTTTTTAATTAGGGTAGTCAACTTCTTAGTCAATAACTTTTCAAAGTGTTCAGCTAGCCAGCCCTTATGGCCATCATTTCCACGAAAGCTTCTGATATCATCAATGAAGAACAAAGACAAAGTCTTAACTTTTGGTGCTGTGTAGCTACTATCATGCCGCATAAAATTAGCTTCTTCAGCCTTAAAATGGCAATCGATTGCCTGAGCAATAATCTCATCTTGATAACTTTCGGAGAATGTTCCTGGGATTAATTCCATTCCTGGTTTAGCTTCCAAGCCATTAGAAAAAGTTTTCCCACCATCTGCGTTATAAATAATATCACCAGAAAAATCTTCATCAATACTAGATAAACTTTGTCCCTTTTCCAGTTCATATTCTTTGCTACTACCGTGCTTGGTCAAAGTTAATTTTTTAGCTACTGCTGACTTAATCTTATAACGATTATTGGCTTGTTCCTCTGTTATTTCTGGATAATAAATATCAACCCCTTTAACTAGCCCTTGATTGAAGCTATCTATCGCATTCAGATTATACTGCGGCTTTCCTCGATAGTAATCAGTCTTTATAATTTTATTTTTACCTTTACCACTAGTTATCTGAGGAAAAGTTGCACCATAACGGACAATTAATTGAGGCTTCATCTCTTCAATTGACTTATAAGTAACCTTATCGCGTGAAAAGCGATGTGGTTCATCAATAATAATTACTGGACGTGTTGCCGCAATGGCTTTAATCGGATTCGTTTCACCACCAAGTAAAGTTTGGTCATAATCGCTCTTATGCATTCCTGAATTTTTACTCAACATGCCGGAGTTAATCAACAATACTTGGATTTGATTAACATTTTGCCTAGTAGCTTCAATGAATTCACTTAATTGAGCTGGAAAATTTTTACGTCCAGATTTTCGAGCTCGAAAATCACCTGCATTAATTTCATTTAACTGAATAGTTACATTCTCATAGCCAGGAATACCTGAAAAATACTGTCTTGCATAATCACTGGTAATAAAATTCTTGGTACCTTCCTTGATACTTGGTGTAGGAACAACAATAACAAATTTAAAAATACCCTGCTTATGCATTTCATACATCATTTGGGTATAGACAAAGGTCTTACCAGTTCCCGTTTCCATTTTAATATCAATGTAATCTCGTTCGTTATAAGCACCTTTAATAATCGGATTAGCATAAATATAATTGGCATCAGGGTCTTGACTATACTCATCAACACCTGCAAATTCTTTATCAATTGCTTTAACGGCAGCAACTTGATGGGGCAAACGTTCTAATTGGATTTTCATTCTAGTACCTCTTATATAAAGTAACTGCTGGATCTAAATTCTTCAATCCATTGTCTATTTCACGTAAATCTGCCACATTAAAAGAATACCCAAATAAGATAACTGTTGTGACATGTAATTCATGATTACCTATTTTATTCAATAAATCTTTAGTTGCGGCGCTATTCCACCCATCATGGATTAAATATAAA contains:
- a CDS encoding HNH endonuclease family protein: MPQRLNAEWRLQVVNADKVKRQYGGTIGNLTIIKYNQEMGNKTYDEKREYYKDSNVSLTRKVAKTYHHWNKEAIADRTKKLTEELITIFSMPDIKEVVEIDITGEYPIDQTVDVTGKKPVQITISGNEYSVKNWRQMLVTFLNDIWNKDSLNFDRIQENNQISSMLFKSNRNPEKLENGAEIETNFSAAVILAIITKIYEICDIADQVSYTIK